In Carya illinoinensis cultivar Pawnee chromosome 9, C.illinoinensisPawnee_v1, whole genome shotgun sequence, the following are encoded in one genomic region:
- the LOC122275661 gene encoding ABC transporter G family member 22-like isoform X2, with the protein MEKTNSSVLARAKSDQSVVETVAASVDSGGTSLHRKSSRRMVPSPGRSGSGSSKNPHIRKCRSAQMRIELDEVNSGAALSRASSASLGFSFSFTGFTMPPDEIADSKPFSDDDGSDQDLEAGICKPKLQTEPTLPIYLKFTDVTYKVTLKGMRTTQEKDILNGITGSVNPGELLALMGPSGSGKTTLLNLLGGRINQPTVGSLTYNDQSYSKFLKCRIGFVTQDDVLFPHLTVKETLTYAALLRLPKTLTREQKEKRAIDVINELGLERCQDTIIGGSFVRGVSGGERKRVCIGNEIIINPSLLFLDEPTSGLDSTTALRIVQMLQDIAEAGKTVVTTIHQPSSRLFHKFDKLILLGKGSLLYFGKASEAMVYFSSIGCSPLIAMNPAEFLIDLANGNLHDVSVPSELEDKVQMGNSEAEIRNRKPSPAVVHEYLVEAYETRVAENEKKKLLVPIPLDEQVKLKVSSPKRQWGASWWEQYSILFWRGFKERRHDYFSWLRITQVLSTAIILGLLWWQSDTDSPKGLQEQAGLLFFIGVFWGFFPVFTAIFTFPQERAMLSKERAADMYRLSAYFVARTTSDLPLDLLLPVLFLLVVYFMAGLRLSAGPFFLSMLTVFLCIVAAQGFGLAIGATFMDLKRATTLASVAVMTFMLAGGFFVKKVPIFISWIRYLSFNYHTYRLLLKVQYEDITPTINGMRIDSGIMEVSALVAMVFGYRLLAYLSLRRMKLQSGA; encoded by the exons ATGGAGAAAACCAATTCATCCGTATTGGCAAGGGCAAAATCGGATCAATCAGTGGTGGAGACGGTTGCAGCATCTGTGGATAGCGGCGGAACGTCCCTGCATAGAAAGTCTAGTAGGCGGATGGTGCCATCACCAGGGCGAAGTGGTAGCGGCAGCAGCAAAAACCCACACATTAGAAAGTGTAGGAGTGCTCAAATGAGGATAGAATTGGATGAAGTGAACAGCGGCGCCGCTCTCAGCCGAGCCTCGAGTGCCAGCTTGGGCTTCTCATTCTCCTTCACCGGATTCACAATGCCTCCTGATGAAATAGCAGACTCCAAGCCGTTTAGCGACGATGATGGTT CCGATCAGGATCTTGAAGCTGGCATATGTAAACCGAAGCTGCAAACAGAACCAACCTTGCCAATTTATCTCAAG TTCACAGATGTGACATACAAGGTAACTCTCAAAGGAATGAGAACAACCCAAGAGAAGGATATTCTGAATGGGATTACGGGTTCAGTGAACCCTGGGGAGCTTTTGGCATTGATGGGACCTTCAGGAAGTGGAAAGACAACACTCCTAAATCTGCTCGGTGGAAGGATCAATCAGCCCACCGTTGGATCACTTACTTACAATGACCAGTCTTATTCCAAGTTCCTAAAATGCAG GATAGGATTTGTGACTCAAGACGACGTTCTGTTTCCTCACCTTACAGTGAAGGAAACATTGACATATGCAGCCCTCCTACGACTACCAAAGACATTGACAAGAGAGCAAAAGGAAAAACGAGCAATAGATGTCATCAATGAGCTAGGCTTGGAGAG GTGCCAAGACACTATCATTGGGGGCTCCTTTGTTCGGGGAGTGTCAGGTGGAGAGAGGAAAAGAGTTTGTATTGGAAATGAGATCATAATCAACCCGTCACTTCTGTTTCTTGATGAACCAACCTCTGGTTTGGATTCTACCACTGCTTTAAGGATTGTCCAGATGTTGCAAGACATTGCAGAG GCCGGAAAAACAGTGGTAACGACGATCCATCAGCCATCAAGCAGACTGTTCCACAAATTTGACAAGTTAATCCTTCTTGGGAAAGGGAGCTTGCTCTACTTCGGAAAAGCATCAGAAGCAATGGTGTATTTCTCATCTATAGGATGCTCTCCTCTGATTGCCATGAATCCGGCCGAGTTCTTGATAGACCTTGCAAATGGGAACCTCCATGATGTCTCAGTACCATCAGAATTAGAGGACAAAGTGCAAATGGGGAATTCCGAGGCTGAAATACGGAACAGGAAACCATCTCCTGCTGTCGTGCATGAG TATCTTGTGGAGGCGTATGAGACAAGAGTtgcagaaaatgaaaagaagaaacttcTGGTTCCCATACCCCTCGATGAACAAGTAAAATTGAAGGTCTCTTCTCCAAAGAGACAGTGGGGGGCAAGCTGGTGGGAACAATATTCCATATTGTTCTGGAGGGGATTCAAAGAACGGAGGCATGACTATTTCAGCTGGTTGAGAATCACTCAAGTTCTCTCTACTGCAATTATCTTGGGATTACTGTGGTGGCAGTCTGATACTGACAGCCCCAAAGGCCTGCAAGAACAG GCAGGACTGCTTTTCTTCATCGGTGTCTTCTGGGGATTCTTCCCTGTATTCACAGCAATCTTCACATTCCCGCAAGAAAGAGCCATGCTGAGTAAAGAAAGAGCAGCCGACATGTACAGACTAAGTGCATATTTTGTGGCTAGAACTACAAGCGACCTTCCACTTGACTTGTTACTACCAGTACTATTCCTTCTTGTCGTCTATTTTATGGCAGGCTTGAGACTGAGTGCTGGTCCCTTTTTCCTAAGCATGCTTACAGTCTTCCTCTGCATTGTGGCGGCTCAG GGATTTGGACTAGCTATAGGAGCTACATTCATGGACTTGAAGAGGGCAACTACTCTGGCCTCAGTAGCTGTCATGACCTTCATGCTAGCTGGTGGGTTCTTTGTGAAG AAAGTTCCGATATTCATTTCTTGGATCCGCTATCTGTCTTTCAACTACCACACATACAGGCTGCTTCTGAAGGTGCAGTATGAAGACATCACACCCACCATAAATGGGATGAGAATAGACAGCGGTATAATGGAGGTCAGTGCCCTGGTAGCCATGGTTTTTGGTTACCGTCTTCTGGCATACCTTTCTTTGCGGAGAATGAAACTCCAATCTGGAGCTTAA
- the LOC122275920 gene encoding putative leucine-rich repeat receptor-like serine/threonine-protein kinase At2g24130 encodes MARLLQYSSFSLCFHSIIVATVLSSIPTLILSSTLYSDIQVLRTLKRSVDHSSIFPTSYLTTWDFTVDPCESTGKQFLGIVCSIPLDNAPSRIIAIDLDGVGYDGFLSPSIGNLTELTTLSLNNNKFRRTIPESISNLKKLTRLSLADNCITGTIPTEITLLKNLEYLDISGNFLTGSIPTNISRLRSLAYLSFSGNAFTGTIPDLAGLWQLETLDLSSNQLFGNLPHFPTRLKTLSLNSNILSGDISRVKMFNDLRRLDLSDNRFSGHISKDIVSLPRLVHLNVSMNRFTAIGTRNFSREETQLQVLDAEKNNLHGRLPINLTTMQNLDTINLAHNKLAGPLSIEYGNRLENSWRVLYLDHNFLSGNVSQEFIVHAPRIKGSLSKNCLRCPMSSTLCRGGQRSASECLQVQ; translated from the coding sequence ATGGCTAGATTACTGCAATATTCCTCCTTCTCCCTTTGTTTCCATTCTATCATTGTGGCCACAGTATTAAGTTCTATCCCAACGCTTATTCTTTCATCAACCCTATACTCTGATATCCAAGTGCTCCGCACCCTGAAGCGTTCTGTTGATCACAGCTCCATCTTTCCAACATCTTACCTTACTACTTGGGACTTCACGGTGGATCCCTGCGAAAGTACTGGTAAACAGTTTCTCGGAATAGTATGCAGTATTCCTCTAGATAATGCTCCTAGCAGAATTATAGCAATTGATCTAGATGGCGTTGGATATGATGGGTTTCTGTCGCCGTCGATCGGGAACTTAACCGAGCTCACCACCCTCAGCCTAAACAATAACAAGTTCCGCAGAACCATACCAGAATCGATCTCCAATCTTAAAAAGCTCACCCGGCTTTCACTGGCGGATAATTGCATCACGGGCACCATTCCTACTGAAATCACTTTACTCAAGAATCTTGAATATCTAGACATTTCAGGAAACTTTCTCACTGGCTCAATTCCAACTAATATCTCCAGATTACGAAGCTTGGCCTACTTAAGTTTTTCAGGCAACGCATTCACAGGCACAATTCCTGACCTCGCAGGGTTGTGGCAACTTGAAACTCTAGATCTTTCTTCCAATCAACTCTTTGGAAATCTGCCACATTTTCCTACGAGATTGAAAACACTGTCTCTAAACAGCAATATACTTTCAGGCGACATTTCTCGTGTTAAGATGTTCAACGACCTTAGACGACTAGATCTAAGTGACAACAGGTTTTCAGGTCACATAAGCAAGGACATTGTTTCATTACCTAGGTTGGTTCACCTTAATGTTTCAATGAACCGTTTCACCGCAATAGGGACACGTAACTTTTCCAGGGAAGAGACACAACTTCAAGTGCTTGACGCAGAAAAAAACAATCTCCATGGTCGTCTGCCTATAAATTTGACCACAATGCAGAATTTAGACACCATTAATCTAGCGCATAATAAATTGGCTGGGCCATTATCAATAGAATATGGAAACAGATTAGAGAATTCATGGAGAGTCCTGTACTTGGATCACAACTTTCTGTCAGGAAATGTTTCACAAGAGTTCATTGTTCATGCACCACGGATCAAAGGCAGCCTTTCCAAAAACTGCCTTAGGTGTCCAATGTCCTCAACCTTATGCCGAGGAGGGCAAAGGTCAGCTTCAGAATGCCTGCAGGTACAATAA
- the LOC122275661 gene encoding ABC transporter G family member 22-like isoform X1 translates to MAAWHSYHTVVSMEKTNSSVLARAKSDQSVVETVAASVDSGGTSLHRKSSRRMVPSPGRSGSGSSKNPHIRKCRSAQMRIELDEVNSGAALSRASSASLGFSFSFTGFTMPPDEIADSKPFSDDDGSDQDLEAGICKPKLQTEPTLPIYLKFTDVTYKVTLKGMRTTQEKDILNGITGSVNPGELLALMGPSGSGKTTLLNLLGGRINQPTVGSLTYNDQSYSKFLKCRIGFVTQDDVLFPHLTVKETLTYAALLRLPKTLTREQKEKRAIDVINELGLERCQDTIIGGSFVRGVSGGERKRVCIGNEIIINPSLLFLDEPTSGLDSTTALRIVQMLQDIAEAGKTVVTTIHQPSSRLFHKFDKLILLGKGSLLYFGKASEAMVYFSSIGCSPLIAMNPAEFLIDLANGNLHDVSVPSELEDKVQMGNSEAEIRNRKPSPAVVHEYLVEAYETRVAENEKKKLLVPIPLDEQVKLKVSSPKRQWGASWWEQYSILFWRGFKERRHDYFSWLRITQVLSTAIILGLLWWQSDTDSPKGLQEQAGLLFFIGVFWGFFPVFTAIFTFPQERAMLSKERAADMYRLSAYFVARTTSDLPLDLLLPVLFLLVVYFMAGLRLSAGPFFLSMLTVFLCIVAAQGFGLAIGATFMDLKRATTLASVAVMTFMLAGGFFVKKVPIFISWIRYLSFNYHTYRLLLKVQYEDITPTINGMRIDSGIMEVSALVAMVFGYRLLAYLSLRRMKLQSGA, encoded by the exons ATGGCAGCCTGGCATT CATACCATACAGTCGTGAGCATGGAGAAAACCAATTCATCCGTATTGGCAAGGGCAAAATCGGATCAATCAGTGGTGGAGACGGTTGCAGCATCTGTGGATAGCGGCGGAACGTCCCTGCATAGAAAGTCTAGTAGGCGGATGGTGCCATCACCAGGGCGAAGTGGTAGCGGCAGCAGCAAAAACCCACACATTAGAAAGTGTAGGAGTGCTCAAATGAGGATAGAATTGGATGAAGTGAACAGCGGCGCCGCTCTCAGCCGAGCCTCGAGTGCCAGCTTGGGCTTCTCATTCTCCTTCACCGGATTCACAATGCCTCCTGATGAAATAGCAGACTCCAAGCCGTTTAGCGACGATGATGGTT CCGATCAGGATCTTGAAGCTGGCATATGTAAACCGAAGCTGCAAACAGAACCAACCTTGCCAATTTATCTCAAG TTCACAGATGTGACATACAAGGTAACTCTCAAAGGAATGAGAACAACCCAAGAGAAGGATATTCTGAATGGGATTACGGGTTCAGTGAACCCTGGGGAGCTTTTGGCATTGATGGGACCTTCAGGAAGTGGAAAGACAACACTCCTAAATCTGCTCGGTGGAAGGATCAATCAGCCCACCGTTGGATCACTTACTTACAATGACCAGTCTTATTCCAAGTTCCTAAAATGCAG GATAGGATTTGTGACTCAAGACGACGTTCTGTTTCCTCACCTTACAGTGAAGGAAACATTGACATATGCAGCCCTCCTACGACTACCAAAGACATTGACAAGAGAGCAAAAGGAAAAACGAGCAATAGATGTCATCAATGAGCTAGGCTTGGAGAG GTGCCAAGACACTATCATTGGGGGCTCCTTTGTTCGGGGAGTGTCAGGTGGAGAGAGGAAAAGAGTTTGTATTGGAAATGAGATCATAATCAACCCGTCACTTCTGTTTCTTGATGAACCAACCTCTGGTTTGGATTCTACCACTGCTTTAAGGATTGTCCAGATGTTGCAAGACATTGCAGAG GCCGGAAAAACAGTGGTAACGACGATCCATCAGCCATCAAGCAGACTGTTCCACAAATTTGACAAGTTAATCCTTCTTGGGAAAGGGAGCTTGCTCTACTTCGGAAAAGCATCAGAAGCAATGGTGTATTTCTCATCTATAGGATGCTCTCCTCTGATTGCCATGAATCCGGCCGAGTTCTTGATAGACCTTGCAAATGGGAACCTCCATGATGTCTCAGTACCATCAGAATTAGAGGACAAAGTGCAAATGGGGAATTCCGAGGCTGAAATACGGAACAGGAAACCATCTCCTGCTGTCGTGCATGAG TATCTTGTGGAGGCGTATGAGACAAGAGTtgcagaaaatgaaaagaagaaacttcTGGTTCCCATACCCCTCGATGAACAAGTAAAATTGAAGGTCTCTTCTCCAAAGAGACAGTGGGGGGCAAGCTGGTGGGAACAATATTCCATATTGTTCTGGAGGGGATTCAAAGAACGGAGGCATGACTATTTCAGCTGGTTGAGAATCACTCAAGTTCTCTCTACTGCAATTATCTTGGGATTACTGTGGTGGCAGTCTGATACTGACAGCCCCAAAGGCCTGCAAGAACAG GCAGGACTGCTTTTCTTCATCGGTGTCTTCTGGGGATTCTTCCCTGTATTCACAGCAATCTTCACATTCCCGCAAGAAAGAGCCATGCTGAGTAAAGAAAGAGCAGCCGACATGTACAGACTAAGTGCATATTTTGTGGCTAGAACTACAAGCGACCTTCCACTTGACTTGTTACTACCAGTACTATTCCTTCTTGTCGTCTATTTTATGGCAGGCTTGAGACTGAGTGCTGGTCCCTTTTTCCTAAGCATGCTTACAGTCTTCCTCTGCATTGTGGCGGCTCAG GGATTTGGACTAGCTATAGGAGCTACATTCATGGACTTGAAGAGGGCAACTACTCTGGCCTCAGTAGCTGTCATGACCTTCATGCTAGCTGGTGGGTTCTTTGTGAAG AAAGTTCCGATATTCATTTCTTGGATCCGCTATCTGTCTTTCAACTACCACACATACAGGCTGCTTCTGAAGGTGCAGTATGAAGACATCACACCCACCATAAATGGGATGAGAATAGACAGCGGTATAATGGAGGTCAGTGCCCTGGTAGCCATGGTTTTTGGTTACCGTCTTCTGGCATACCTTTCTTTGCGGAGAATGAAACTCCAATCTGGAGCTTAA
- the LOC122275661 gene encoding ABC transporter G family member 22-like isoform X4: protein MRTTQEKDILNGITGSVNPGELLALMGPSGSGKTTLLNLLGGRINQPTVGSLTYNDQSYSKFLKCRIGFVTQDDVLFPHLTVKETLTYAALLRLPKTLTREQKEKRAIDVINELGLERCQDTIIGGSFVRGVSGGERKRVCIGNEIIINPSLLFLDEPTSGLDSTTALRIVQMLQDIAEAGKTVVTTIHQPSSRLFHKFDKLILLGKGSLLYFGKASEAMVYFSSIGCSPLIAMNPAEFLIDLANGNLHDVSVPSELEDKVQMGNSEAEIRNRKPSPAVVHEYLVEAYETRVAENEKKKLLVPIPLDEQVKLKVSSPKRQWGASWWEQYSILFWRGFKERRHDYFSWLRITQVLSTAIILGLLWWQSDTDSPKGLQEQAGLLFFIGVFWGFFPVFTAIFTFPQERAMLSKERAADMYRLSAYFVARTTSDLPLDLLLPVLFLLVVYFMAGLRLSAGPFFLSMLTVFLCIVAAQGFGLAIGATFMDLKRATTLASVAVMTFMLAGGFFVKKVPIFISWIRYLSFNYHTYRLLLKVQYEDITPTINGMRIDSGIMEVSALVAMVFGYRLLAYLSLRRMKLQSGA, encoded by the exons ATGAGAACAACCCAAGAGAAGGATATTCTGAATGGGATTACGGGTTCAGTGAACCCTGGGGAGCTTTTGGCATTGATGGGACCTTCAGGAAGTGGAAAGACAACACTCCTAAATCTGCTCGGTGGAAGGATCAATCAGCCCACCGTTGGATCACTTACTTACAATGACCAGTCTTATTCCAAGTTCCTAAAATGCAG GATAGGATTTGTGACTCAAGACGACGTTCTGTTTCCTCACCTTACAGTGAAGGAAACATTGACATATGCAGCCCTCCTACGACTACCAAAGACATTGACAAGAGAGCAAAAGGAAAAACGAGCAATAGATGTCATCAATGAGCTAGGCTTGGAGAG GTGCCAAGACACTATCATTGGGGGCTCCTTTGTTCGGGGAGTGTCAGGTGGAGAGAGGAAAAGAGTTTGTATTGGAAATGAGATCATAATCAACCCGTCACTTCTGTTTCTTGATGAACCAACCTCTGGTTTGGATTCTACCACTGCTTTAAGGATTGTCCAGATGTTGCAAGACATTGCAGAG GCCGGAAAAACAGTGGTAACGACGATCCATCAGCCATCAAGCAGACTGTTCCACAAATTTGACAAGTTAATCCTTCTTGGGAAAGGGAGCTTGCTCTACTTCGGAAAAGCATCAGAAGCAATGGTGTATTTCTCATCTATAGGATGCTCTCCTCTGATTGCCATGAATCCGGCCGAGTTCTTGATAGACCTTGCAAATGGGAACCTCCATGATGTCTCAGTACCATCAGAATTAGAGGACAAAGTGCAAATGGGGAATTCCGAGGCTGAAATACGGAACAGGAAACCATCTCCTGCTGTCGTGCATGAG TATCTTGTGGAGGCGTATGAGACAAGAGTtgcagaaaatgaaaagaagaaacttcTGGTTCCCATACCCCTCGATGAACAAGTAAAATTGAAGGTCTCTTCTCCAAAGAGACAGTGGGGGGCAAGCTGGTGGGAACAATATTCCATATTGTTCTGGAGGGGATTCAAAGAACGGAGGCATGACTATTTCAGCTGGTTGAGAATCACTCAAGTTCTCTCTACTGCAATTATCTTGGGATTACTGTGGTGGCAGTCTGATACTGACAGCCCCAAAGGCCTGCAAGAACAG GCAGGACTGCTTTTCTTCATCGGTGTCTTCTGGGGATTCTTCCCTGTATTCACAGCAATCTTCACATTCCCGCAAGAAAGAGCCATGCTGAGTAAAGAAAGAGCAGCCGACATGTACAGACTAAGTGCATATTTTGTGGCTAGAACTACAAGCGACCTTCCACTTGACTTGTTACTACCAGTACTATTCCTTCTTGTCGTCTATTTTATGGCAGGCTTGAGACTGAGTGCTGGTCCCTTTTTCCTAAGCATGCTTACAGTCTTCCTCTGCATTGTGGCGGCTCAG GGATTTGGACTAGCTATAGGAGCTACATTCATGGACTTGAAGAGGGCAACTACTCTGGCCTCAGTAGCTGTCATGACCTTCATGCTAGCTGGTGGGTTCTTTGTGAAG AAAGTTCCGATATTCATTTCTTGGATCCGCTATCTGTCTTTCAACTACCACACATACAGGCTGCTTCTGAAGGTGCAGTATGAAGACATCACACCCACCATAAATGGGATGAGAATAGACAGCGGTATAATGGAGGTCAGTGCCCTGGTAGCCATGGTTTTTGGTTACCGTCTTCTGGCATACCTTTCTTTGCGGAGAATGAAACTCCAATCTGGAGCTTAA
- the LOC122275661 gene encoding ABC transporter G family member 22-like isoform X3 — protein MSTQADQDLEAGICKPKLQTEPTLPIYLKFTDVTYKVTLKGMRTTQEKDILNGITGSVNPGELLALMGPSGSGKTTLLNLLGGRINQPTVGSLTYNDQSYSKFLKCRIGFVTQDDVLFPHLTVKETLTYAALLRLPKTLTREQKEKRAIDVINELGLERCQDTIIGGSFVRGVSGGERKRVCIGNEIIINPSLLFLDEPTSGLDSTTALRIVQMLQDIAEAGKTVVTTIHQPSSRLFHKFDKLILLGKGSLLYFGKASEAMVYFSSIGCSPLIAMNPAEFLIDLANGNLHDVSVPSELEDKVQMGNSEAEIRNRKPSPAVVHEYLVEAYETRVAENEKKKLLVPIPLDEQVKLKVSSPKRQWGASWWEQYSILFWRGFKERRHDYFSWLRITQVLSTAIILGLLWWQSDTDSPKGLQEQAGLLFFIGVFWGFFPVFTAIFTFPQERAMLSKERAADMYRLSAYFVARTTSDLPLDLLLPVLFLLVVYFMAGLRLSAGPFFLSMLTVFLCIVAAQGFGLAIGATFMDLKRATTLASVAVMTFMLAGGFFVKKVPIFISWIRYLSFNYHTYRLLLKVQYEDITPTINGMRIDSGIMEVSALVAMVFGYRLLAYLSLRRMKLQSGA, from the exons ATGAGCACTCAAG CCGATCAGGATCTTGAAGCTGGCATATGTAAACCGAAGCTGCAAACAGAACCAACCTTGCCAATTTATCTCAAG TTCACAGATGTGACATACAAGGTAACTCTCAAAGGAATGAGAACAACCCAAGAGAAGGATATTCTGAATGGGATTACGGGTTCAGTGAACCCTGGGGAGCTTTTGGCATTGATGGGACCTTCAGGAAGTGGAAAGACAACACTCCTAAATCTGCTCGGTGGAAGGATCAATCAGCCCACCGTTGGATCACTTACTTACAATGACCAGTCTTATTCCAAGTTCCTAAAATGCAG GATAGGATTTGTGACTCAAGACGACGTTCTGTTTCCTCACCTTACAGTGAAGGAAACATTGACATATGCAGCCCTCCTACGACTACCAAAGACATTGACAAGAGAGCAAAAGGAAAAACGAGCAATAGATGTCATCAATGAGCTAGGCTTGGAGAG GTGCCAAGACACTATCATTGGGGGCTCCTTTGTTCGGGGAGTGTCAGGTGGAGAGAGGAAAAGAGTTTGTATTGGAAATGAGATCATAATCAACCCGTCACTTCTGTTTCTTGATGAACCAACCTCTGGTTTGGATTCTACCACTGCTTTAAGGATTGTCCAGATGTTGCAAGACATTGCAGAG GCCGGAAAAACAGTGGTAACGACGATCCATCAGCCATCAAGCAGACTGTTCCACAAATTTGACAAGTTAATCCTTCTTGGGAAAGGGAGCTTGCTCTACTTCGGAAAAGCATCAGAAGCAATGGTGTATTTCTCATCTATAGGATGCTCTCCTCTGATTGCCATGAATCCGGCCGAGTTCTTGATAGACCTTGCAAATGGGAACCTCCATGATGTCTCAGTACCATCAGAATTAGAGGACAAAGTGCAAATGGGGAATTCCGAGGCTGAAATACGGAACAGGAAACCATCTCCTGCTGTCGTGCATGAG TATCTTGTGGAGGCGTATGAGACAAGAGTtgcagaaaatgaaaagaagaaacttcTGGTTCCCATACCCCTCGATGAACAAGTAAAATTGAAGGTCTCTTCTCCAAAGAGACAGTGGGGGGCAAGCTGGTGGGAACAATATTCCATATTGTTCTGGAGGGGATTCAAAGAACGGAGGCATGACTATTTCAGCTGGTTGAGAATCACTCAAGTTCTCTCTACTGCAATTATCTTGGGATTACTGTGGTGGCAGTCTGATACTGACAGCCCCAAAGGCCTGCAAGAACAG GCAGGACTGCTTTTCTTCATCGGTGTCTTCTGGGGATTCTTCCCTGTATTCACAGCAATCTTCACATTCCCGCAAGAAAGAGCCATGCTGAGTAAAGAAAGAGCAGCCGACATGTACAGACTAAGTGCATATTTTGTGGCTAGAACTACAAGCGACCTTCCACTTGACTTGTTACTACCAGTACTATTCCTTCTTGTCGTCTATTTTATGGCAGGCTTGAGACTGAGTGCTGGTCCCTTTTTCCTAAGCATGCTTACAGTCTTCCTCTGCATTGTGGCGGCTCAG GGATTTGGACTAGCTATAGGAGCTACATTCATGGACTTGAAGAGGGCAACTACTCTGGCCTCAGTAGCTGTCATGACCTTCATGCTAGCTGGTGGGTTCTTTGTGAAG AAAGTTCCGATATTCATTTCTTGGATCCGCTATCTGTCTTTCAACTACCACACATACAGGCTGCTTCTGAAGGTGCAGTATGAAGACATCACACCCACCATAAATGGGATGAGAATAGACAGCGGTATAATGGAGGTCAGTGCCCTGGTAGCCATGGTTTTTGGTTACCGTCTTCTGGCATACCTTTCTTTGCGGAGAATGAAACTCCAATCTGGAGCTTAA